GGTTCCTCCTTATCTTTCCAGGCTTACCAACTCTCCTGCACAGGTTCTACCTAATTTTAGTCAGATTAGCCTATTTGCTACTGTCTGTACAaaaccatttccttcagtgaacaGTGCTTTACCTGGAACACTCACCCTCCTCCTCTGGCTTCCCTCAAAATTCAAGATCTTCCTACAGGAAGACTGTTCTGGTTCCCAGAGTTGCTAGTGCCTTCCCACCCTCACTAAGTTACTCcgaatcaattttattttttgtctaatATTCCACTCCAAAGAATATAGGCTCCTTGCGAGCAGGGATGcttaatttttatcaaattgcattcccaggggcagctaggtggcgcagtggatagagcaccagccctgaattcaggaggacccgagttcaaatctggtctcagacacttaacacttcctagctgtgtgagcctgggcaagtcacttaaccccagcctcaggaaaaaaaaaaaaatgcatcccCAGCACTTCTCGTGCTTGGCATTAGTAGGTTACTGCTTTCCCTGTTTCTATTCTCCTGACTCTCACCTGCTTTAAGTGGGAGGTCAAGTGTAGGGTCCCTCTTAGGaaatagtttaatattaggaatgAGTAGGAAGGAGGGTGCAGAAGGGAATTCTTAAAGGCACTTGCTtcactaaatatttttatcagtgcCTTAGATAATTAGATGAATCAAACTGCAGATGACAGAGTTGGGAGGGATAGCTTGATATAATGAATCAAATTAATAAGTgaatatttgattatttgattgGGGTGAATAGAAAAATCCCAAAATTCAGTTGAATAAATATAGGACCAAGATTCCTGACTTGGCAGAAATACACTGATCAAAACCTTGACATAAGCCCACAGAGCAAGCTGCCAAATAAAGGGAACCAAAAAAACCTAATGCCATTTTAAACTGCATTAATAAATATAGAGAATCCAGATTCAGGGACGTTGGATTCCATGATTCTTTGGGTCAGCTTGGAGAGTTGGAAAGAGGATATATTTTAGGGAGAATATTGACAAACTGGTGCCCATGGAGGCACTCCAAAGATCCCATCTGAGGAGGATCACTTGAGGGGACTAACAAAATTTAACCTGGAGAGGGTAAAACCTGGGAGAGGAGACATCTTTGGTATCTGAAAGGCTGTCGTGTCAGAGGGATAAGGTCTGTTCTGTGCTGCTGTGGGGACTGGGGGATAAATCCAAACCTGTTAAAGTTTTCCTGCACCAAATTCCTGTTCATGTAATGAAGCTCAGACTCTAAGAACTTCATCAGAGGTAAGATGGCCtaggaaacaaaaagagaagagagttaTTTCCCGTCTGAGATCCTCCTGGCCTAACCCACCAGCCTGGTCTGGTCTTTAATCCCCAAACCACAGAATATCAGCTAACTAGAACCACTGAGGCTAGGGAgagaaagtgatttgtccatggatGAATAGTTGGAGGCATTTCTGACCCCAACAACCTGTGTAAAGTTATTGAGCATAGTAGGTTTGGAGTGAAAATTGAATTTCAATCTAGTCTTTGCTACTAGGTGATTTtgggcaactttttttttttttttttttttttttgagataaatcagggttaagtgatttgcccagcctCACAggctgaattcaaactcagatcctcccaGTGCTCCAaccactgagccatctaactgcctTTGTGCAAATTATTTAAACTGATTTGGATCTCAATTCCCTTACTTGTACAACAAGGAGGGGAGGCTGGACTAGATCTCTATGGTCTCCTCTAATTTTCAATCCTATGATTCTTTGAAACTCTCATCCCCATAAAGCTAATGCCCCCATGCTCCCCTAAAAAACCACAAACCGAGGGGCTCACTCACATCTTCAGGCACAGTGTTTTCACTGGTGGCCACAATTTTCTGGATGTGTCTGGAAATGCCAGCCTCCAACTGCCAACCACAAAGAGATCAGGAAGTGGGTGAGGAGACAGGGCATAGGAGGGACAGGGTTGCTGGCTGAGATCCAGACGGGACAGAGACATGTTAGGAGTCATCTAGAATGAGGTCACCAAGGCAGCTTGAGGATCATGGTCAAAATGAGGTCCAGAACAAGGGGAGTTTCAGAGGGACCACACCAAGGTAGATGCGGTAAGTACCTGCTCAGCCAGAGTCCGAACCCCACTGCGAATCTCATGGTCCAGGCCAGTCAGGGCACCTTTCAGCTGGGCGTGTAGTGTATGCTGCAGCTGTTCTGGCTCTAAGATGGCTCCTGCCCACTGTTCTAGGTCCTGCCATGCCAGCTGGGTGGGGAGCTTCAGTACCACCAGCCGAAGCTGTTCCATGTTATTCACCACCACGCACAGCTAGAGCAAGACCTTCACTCAGTTTGTCCCGAGGCACTGACCCTCACCCCGCACTCTGCGGATCACACCAGACATTCCCCCACTTGCCTCCTCCCCCAGACACCTTATGTCCTCCTTCTTCCCCAACTCCCATATATTTCCCCAACACCAGCTTCTCACCATATTAGCTGCTTGTCCCTGGTCTTTCTGATGGACAGAGAGTTCCTTGGCTCGAGCTTTGATTAGGCTACAATATACCAGAGCCAGCTTGCAGGTATCCTGGGGATGGAGAAAAGGtcattagagaagggaaagggaagtaaGGAAACATGGCTCCTGTGGGAGCGGATGGGAGGAGAAATTCCAAGAGGCACAAGAGATCATTGGAGACTTTAACTTTGGAGAATGCTTGGGAGGAAGAGCAGGAATGAAATGTTTTAAGGAATAGAAGAATTTCTGAAGATTTGTTCAAGGAATGAAGGTATTGAAGAAAGTACTCAAAGAGGGAAATGTAGAAGAAAATGAGTGGTTCAGGAATATTTGGAAAAGGCATGAGGCCCTCCCCTACTACATACCTCAACAAACTTGACTGTGATCATAAAGGCAACTTCAGGGTCGGGCCAATCCAGTTGTCGGGCAGTGTGGCTAATCTGGGCGAAGCATGTGGACAGATCCACAGCAGATGTACTGTGTTTGATCGGCTCACCCAAAGGGACCAGcttggaggggaggaaggggaagaaagaagatgCCATGAAATAATCAATGTAGACCAGGAGTGGAGAGGCCATGGttcaaattcctctccagaaaaCTCAGTGAGACCTCTACAAATGTTTCCCTATCTATTACATGGGTATGACAGCATCTATCTCAAatggttgttatgaagatcaagataaataatctatataaagcagcttgtaaattttaaagtactgCATAAATGAGttggtattattattaaagtttaagGAAAGATTCCTCAGTTGACTCCAGATTTACCATGGGTGACATTTggtgagaaatgagaattatgtcTCAAAGTTCTTCTCTGTGGGCATCAGGGAATAAGCACTTAGATTGTCCCCACTGGGGGAGAGTCGGTGTAGGGGGAGTGGCCTGTGCCCACTCTCAGACCTTACCTGGTCCATCTGCACTGCCCGCTGTAGCCGAGCCAGTGCCACACTATAAGTCTTCAGCAGCCAGGCTGGGATGGTGGGGAGGAACCATTTGTGGAATTCATCCAGATCCAGGATTCCATCCCTGGAAAAAGCGACAGGTGGCTGCAGATCCAGGGGAGAATGGGCTACCTTGGGTAGCTGAGTAGCTTAGTGCCCTCGGCTCTTGTTTGCCTCCCCGTGGTTTTCCCCGGACAGCTGCTCTCCCAAGGTAAGCTAACTAAATCAAGTTCTAAgtactttcctctctctctctcccttcttcccacttaGCACAGGTACCTCTTAGAAGGAGGGGGGACTAGCTGATAGAGCTCCTTGAGGCTAAGATAGAGCTGGAATAAGCTCTCGCCCATCTCTGGGTTCACGACGTTACCCACCATCTCCATGTGTTCCTTTACCCTCTGGGCCacctgcagagaaagaactatgggtcAGGAATGCCCAGCGGCAGTGCCCTGGCACAGGGTTAGGTCAGACAACAATAGCATCCCAGGGTCCAGCAGCATCTCTGGTCCCAGGCAGCTAGCTGCTGCAGGGGACGGAGTGCTGCCCATGGCATTGGGAAGACCTGACCTCAGACTCCTATCTGCGTGATGGAgcccaagtcacttaagctctgtctgtctcagtttccacggctataaaagggaaataataataataactatctcccaggttgttgtgaggaccaaacgaggtatttataaaatgctcagcttagtGCCTGCCATACAGAAAGTGCTGTATATCAATGTCTGTTGCCCTTTTCCAGAGTTTCTTTGGGCACCAccaagggaaaagggagaatgaAGTTCCAGAGAAGGGGCTCACAAGCTTCTGCAGCTCCAAGAAAGCCATGGAGAAAAGATCAATCTTCAGAGTACTAGAGAGAAGGAATCAGAGGAGAAGGTTACACTTACCTAATGCTCTTTCCCCTGCCCCAGCCTgggttcttttttcccccctacatAACAAAGCAAAGAACATGCAATTCCTGGACCTATTTCAATAGTTATGGCAGAATAATCAGTTGCTTCCTCATTATAACAAAGACAAAAGCATAAGCTTTATctctatcatatatattttaattatcatattaattaaattaattaatttaagtcaataaatttgattactATCTTGATCCAGCTTGGATTCTAACTTCCCCCAAACTTGGGTTCCCACAGAGCCATAATCAGCAGTTTGGTAGATGGACAAGCTTTGCGAGATATATGGGAGGGGGAAGGTGAAAGAGGGAGAGCAACACGAAATTCATGCTCAGTTTTTTAAAGACCAATTCACGGAGGCAGAGGGAAAGGTGGAGATGCTTTAGTTGGGCtgtgaggaagagacagaaatctCAGTCCCATGAGGAAAGTGGGACTCTGCCAGGAAGTGTTTGGGATACAGTCACTATAGGGTTTTTAGGGCTGAGCTGGGATGTGGACGGAAAGAACAGAATTTGATGAGCATGAGACCAACTCACTTAGACATAGCTACTGAAGAAGCGCCATAGACTCTTCAAGTTTGGGGACTCTGGGTCAAATCCCCTCATGACCTAGCAATGGCTCTGGGCCCCAGATCCCTATTCCTGAATTCCCGGACTTCCAGatttccaacttccacctttcaGCTCATGTCAAGAACCTCATCTTCTAGCTTCTGATTCTTCTGCCTAAGCCACTAGTTCTCAATCCCTTCAGCTCAGGTGCtccttttctcactctgtctccccTCCTTGGTCCCCTGAAGCTAGCCCACCAAGCCAAGCTCTCTCTCAGCCCAGACCCCAAAGTCCTTTTCTGGCCATCTCTCACTTGTTGAAGATTTTGTTCCAGGTTCTCTGACACTGATGCAGATCCCCACTGACATCTAGGACCAGGCTCAATACGGCCTTGCACATTTCTTGCATGTCCTGGAAGGGAGTATGGgttgagaaaagaaaagtaagtaaataaataatgggaaaaaCCCTCAAACCTCTTTATTACAATAAATGCCTCCCAAGCTTTTAATCCCATGTCCCCATCCCCTTTCACCTGGACCATGGGCTGATGGTGCTGCTGCTTCAGATGGAACCATTCGAGGGTGCCTGTCTGTGGGAGGGGGTTAAACTCATCAGTAGCTGCCTCAGTGACTTGGGAAACCAATCCCAGGAGACCCCAGAATGCTAAAGTGTTAGAGGTAGGCTGGGAAAGCCACAAGTTGGAAAGAAGACCCGAATACTCCTTGGTCAGCCAGTGGTCAGTGGCTGGATAGCTACGGGCATCCCACCCTCACATTGGATCAGGAGATGGGGGACAGGGGAAGGGACATACCCGCAGCACCTCAGTCACCAGAGAAGACAAGGGCGCCCCATTAGGACAGAGCTCCGCAAACGCCTTCATCTTACACATTTGTATCAGGACCCTGGGGGtgggaaggaaaaggatctatgtaTGCCCCTTGCCCAAATGACTCATCTTCCTTCTCAGCCCTTAGCCTAAATCTTTATGCACAATACTTATGTTTCAAGCCCTTAGAACACCCCCAATCTAACACATTCTCCTCCATCCACTACCTCTCTCCTCAATTCAAGAAGGGGATTCCCCTTGCCCATTCCAAATCTAGGGAAACAGGGTTTTGGGAGACCGAGATGGAAATAAGAAAGATGAGGAGACGTCTTACCTGAGAAGGGACTGCAAACGAGCTGGGGAGCCAGAGGCTGAGAGAGGGAATATAGATCGGAACCTCCGGATCAGGGAAAGTCCATAAGTCAGTAGGGAGTTGAAAGAGGCAGCCAATTCTTCCCGCTATGGAGTTTGGGGTAGCAAAAGAGTTAATCCAAGAGAGTGAGGGAGATACTGGGATGGGACATCACAATTTGGGGAGGACCTCAGTACCTCCTCTTCCACATGACTATAAAGGGATCTTCATCCTCTCAatattccctcctcccttcccacctcATGAGTCCTACCTGCTCCGGTTTCAGCCTTCCCTGTATCCACTGATACTCGATGGCCGTGATGGGGTGCAGCAGGCAGCTCCCTGGGAACTCCAGGCTCTGGTAGAGTCGGCTATAAGCCAGCCACTGCCTACATCAGGTATAGACAGCATCAGCCTTGCATAAAGCTGGGCCTTCATTAATGTCCTCTGTCCTCTTCCAGCCCCCAAATACAGATGTGGGGAGGGAGTACAAGGGGAGAAAGCCTTTCTTTGGGCTCTAGGAAGGGGTGAGCTCAGCCCTGGTGCCTGGACTTCTGTGGCACTGGGGAACAGCCCTGGAATACTCACGCCATAGATTGGTGGAATTCAGACAGGTCTTTCTGTGTGGCGTGGAGGAAGAGGATGGTGGATGCCTGGGGGCTCAGTTCTCCATCCCAAGAAGTGCTACCAGCCTGTAAAGTAAGAAGGAAGGAGCAGGGGACCTTGTTCTGAGGTTGCTTAGGCCATGTCTGGCAGCAGACCCAGATGTGCTGGGATGCCCCAGACCTAACCCTCTCTGCCCTGGCTGTCCGGGTCCTTTCCCTGTCTCCTAACTCATCCCTCTCCCCTTCCGTGGGTACCTGGTGCTGAGTGACCTCATGAGAGACCAACTGCTGGAGTAGGTGGCGATGCACAGTGTAGCTGGGGTGGGTGCGGCTGGCAGTGGTGGCTCTCTACAACAGAGACCAGGCTGTGGAAGATTGCTCCACAGGCCTGGGCACTCCCCCCAAGCGTAGATCCCCCATCATTGTAAGTGGATCTCCAGAGAGAGGAAGGCGACAGAGGTTGGGTCCAGCTCCATCAAGCTCTGGCTCTGGTGCTGAAGCACCTGCCCACTTACCCGCTTGTGAATGAGCAGAAATTGCAGGTGGCACTGCCCTCGGTCTGGATAGGTCTCTGTGCGGGGTTCCAGGGGGTACCACTGATCTTCCCGGCAGTGTAGGTCCTATGCAAGGGCACAGACAGACATGAAAAAGCATAAATGGGTAAATGGCTAACTAGGAATTCTAAATTCAGTTGGGGATGGAGGGAGCAAAGGACAGTCAGAAGCAGAGAACATAGCAATGCAAGGAGTGGGACCCCAAAAAAGGAGTGACTTTGAGGTGACTGGCTGGAGAACTGACTTAGGGAAGAGGAACACACGTGTGAATAACAGTGCCTTAGGACAAAACTCCAGTTGTCCTACCCTAGTTATGACTCCACAGGTAGACAAGGGAATATATGGACATGTCCTATCCCTTAGGCATGGACACCTGGTGCCAGATAACTTAAAGATATGCACGAGGAAAAGGGGACATGGATGTGAGTACAGAGTGACGTAAGAAGATAGGTAACCAAGTCCCTTAAGGGAATCTCCCCTGGTACCTGGTAGCTACCTACACCCATCTTCAAGTATCAACCTCTTACCTACCTTCAGGCTAGATCAGACCACTCTGACCTTTAAACCCTCTTGTTTCCCACCTTCCCACTCATCTCCCCTTTTTCTACCTCACCTGCAGCCTCAAGACCACATTCCCCAGGAAGTCATCTTGTCCCTTGTCCTTCCGTGCTTCCTTGAAGATCCTGAGGCAGAGAGGGAAGCCCAGTGAGGAAGGAGCTGGATAGGCTGGGCCAAGGAGGCCGAGATGAGACAAATTCAGTCTGGGTCTTGATACCCAAGGATGGCCCCTTCAAAGGTCCTTAGCTGAGCCTGGTGTGAGGGTAGGGGCAGGCAggctctccccctccttccaccccaGAGAAGCCTCTGCCCTTCTTCCTCATGCCTAGGCATCTTGCTGTGTTTCCTCCTTATGTGTCATGGGGTACTTACCTCCGGAGACCATGCAAATCTGTCAGCTCCCCCAGTTTCTGCCTTACAGACTCCACCTGGTCTGCATCCCTTATGAAGAGAGGAAGATCATAGAATCAGAGGAATTAGAGCTAGGAAGGACCTCAGCTCTGCTGGGATGAGGGATGCTTATAAAAGCATCATATCTTTATTTGCAGATACCATGAAACTATGAGAATAGTCATAACATTGAatgacagagtcagaaagactccaaTGGATAAGAACAGTAGTCTGCACCTGCAGTTTACAGGTAGGAATGACGTCCTACATATGaaaattttttgtccttttaaaaaaatacacatttctttatgaatcatgttgagagagaaaaatcagaacaaaagggaaaaaacacaggaaaggaaaaaaaaaaaaaaaaacagaaaaaagaagtgaacatagcatatatctccatagttttttttctgatgcagatggcattttctgtccaaagtttattgggattgccttggacttacaaatgaatttaaaaacaaccTCACAAGTACAAGCAGGGGAAGGTATAGCTAGATAATAGTCCTTGTGAAAAAGACTAGGGAATTTTAGTGACTTACAAGCTCAATAAGAGTTAACATGTGGCTCAGTTGATCTTAGGCTGCACTGGGAGAGATTGTCCACAACAAGAGAAATAATATTACTCTGCCTTGGTCCAACCATAGTCAAGTATTGGATTCAAATCTGTGCACTGCATTTTAAGCACAATTTAGAGATAATCCAGAAGAGGGATTTCAAGGGGAAGGGCATCTTACATGATGACTACCGTCAATTATTAGTAATTCTTAGAGAAGAAAGATTGGTCTTGTCTTAATGGTTCTCAGAATAGAAATAGGGTAAGAGCTACAGAGAACGAGCTGATCTTGATTTAAGGAAAGTCTTGCTGACAATTAGATGAGTCCAAAGGAAGAGGGCTATCTTCTGTAGGAGTGGACTCTTCAATTgctccacaagcatttattaagtgcctactgtaagccaggtactatactaaatgttggggaaacaaagaaaggtaaaagagagTCTTTGTTCTTAAGGCATtcagtctaatggaagagaaaacatGCAACCAACTATATACAAAGaagatatagacaggataaattggaaatagtcCACAAAGGGAAGGCCCTAGAATTAAGGAGGAATCAGGAACgctttcttgtagaaggtggtgTTTTAGCTGGGGTTGGAGGAAATCAGGTAAAAAGCCAGGAAAAATGCCCAGAGTATGAAAATGGATTGTCTTGTATGAGCAACGAGTGGGCCAATGTCCTTGGACTGAAGAGAAAGTGGGAGGATGTAAAGTGTAACAATcctagaaggaaaaaacaaagcaaaacaatccTGGAAGGGCCTTGAACcccaaacagaatttttttttaaaaggctggtgcagtggataaagtgccagcagtcaggaggacctgagttcaaatctgatctcagacccttaacacttcctagctgtgtgatcctgggcaagtcacttaagcccaattgcttcagaaaaaaaaaaaaaaaaaaaaaagactagaagccaatttgaggcagctaggtggcgcagtggatagagtgctgggcctggagttaggaaggctcATTTATCTCCTTGAGTCCAAACCTGGCCTCGGATGCAGTGTGacccctggataagtcacttattcctgtctgcctcagttttctcctctgtaaaatgagctggagaaggaaatggcaaagcactccagtgtgtttgccaagaaaaccccaaatggggtcatgaagagtgagacataactgaaaaactgCTGAACAGCAACAGCCAAGATAGTGATTTGTTGGTCGTGTCATGGAAGGAATTCTTGGTCAAATATGACTTAGATTAGATGAGGATCGTTTCAAATCTGAGATACTGTGCACAGTATTTGGCAGTAGATGGAATCTCCCTCTGCAAGCAGGAGAACATGGCAGAGCTCGGCCCTCGTACGTACCACATGTCCAAATGGAAACTGGCAGTGGTTATATCTTCAAATTCCCTGTGAGAGAGAAGGCAGTTTTGTGGGTGAAGGGAAAGTGGAGTGAAAGATCCCATTCTGCCTATCTGCTCTAATCTCTATCTCTCCTATagtttatacctttttttttttctgaaaagaaaacaaaactgccTTCttgtccatttctctttctcccatctctgAATCTTTGCCTAAGCTGtaactccttcccttcctctaaaATCAAGGCTCAAGCCTGCCTCCTATGGGAAGCCTTCCTGGATTCATTGAACCTTTTGTCTACCCTACtgacagaatcatagattttccACTAAAAGGCacctcaaaggccatctagaACAGTAGGTAAAACAAGATTCCTCTCTGCATCAACCCTAACAATACAGATTTTGCCTGAAGTAAGTTTTCCAATAAGGGCCAACCCACTACCTCTTGAGATCTCCTACTCTacattagaaagtttttcctcacATTAAATCTAAATTGACCTCCACAACTTTCACTCCTGGCATTTAGATAAGAACCCCCCAGCCATACCCACACCCACTAAGGCAATTGGTATCCATGTCTGAATAATTATTGCCTGTATATGACTAAGATTCTTGAGGGCCGGGATTAGGTTTTTCCTTTATCCTGTACTCTGAACATTCCATATAACACCAGTCCGTATAACACTAGCATAGTTGCTGTCTGACCAGCTTGGTAGACCATTTATATCTAGCGCTGAAGTGTAACCTGCAGCTGCTTTTATTTCCCCCCCCACCAAATAATtagatgaggagagagaatggAACCCCTGGCTGGAGTTATGGCAACACAGATTCAACATGggaatttggggaaaagaagagagatactTACAGGAAAAAAGTCTCATCCCATTCAGGGCTGAGGGTCTGACTGATGACCTGAGTCCTGTGGGTCTGGTCTTCAGGGATTGTGTTCTTCACTACGGCCTTCTGCCGTCGCCGATTTGGCCCCGGGCCATTTTCTGCCATGTTCACCCCATGTTCAATAATGCCCAGCAGACAGTAGGGATCACTGTACCCTGTTATCAGGTAAGgagagatgaagagaaggaagggaatgaaaagaaagggaaagtcaGCCATTAAGCTTGGTTCTTCCTCATCCCTAATTTAAAATCACAGAGATCTGGTCTCTCCTCTTTTTGGGGTGGGAGTTGGGGTGAGGGTAGAGAGCAGGAAAACCCAAATGGTCCAAAAGAAGTGAGAGATGAAACCAGGATGTAGGGACCTGGTAATTGGTCAAGAGAAGCAGAGATAACTTTCTTGGTTTGAGGTTTCAAGCAGTTTTGGAAGAAGGGCTTGGGCAGAAAGTATCCTAGACCCCATAGAAGGCAATAGGAAGGACCCTGCTCCCCTTCTGGACTCACCACTGACATCCTTTCCAAGAATGCCTTTGGCCTGCTTTACTGTCACTTTCAGACAAAACAAGGGTTTCTGAAAGGGGAGGGTGAGAGGGAGGTACTGAGATCAGAAATGGCTGGAGCTACCCAGCCCCTCTCCTCCAGGCCCCAGGTTTCATCTTTCCCATCCCTTTGCCTCTCTTACCTCAAGATCCTGAACTTTTCGGAACAGCTGTTGATGTACCTCAGGCGTCATGTGAAAGGCCTAGGGAGTCAGGAGAAGTTGGCCAGaggagatgagaaaatggagagaggcagaaagacagagagacagtgacagagacagaaagaaaagagagaggcagagagatggacaaagagacagagaaaagaggcagagaaatggacaaagagacagaaaagagacagagagaggcagagagacagagagacaaagaaaagagagggaggcaaagagaaacagagagagaaggaagaagggagggggaggggtgggggggcaGAGGATTAGCCACATTAGGAGATTAGAAGAAAGAAGAGCCTTGAGTCTGTATCATTTCACTCTGGTGACATGATGTACAAGTTCCAAGGCAGGAGGAGGCAGTgcaaggggatggagggagaagctGGGACAGAAGGACAGACAATGGGTTTTATGTCTTACCTCCTGTAGATAGCTCAGCAGCTCGGCGGCTTCTGCTACATGTTTAGGCTCAGGTTGCCCTATCCGGTGCAGAACCGTATAGAGAGCTTCCTCATAGAGCAGAGCCTTCTATAAGTACGGAGCAAACAGTTCAGATACCCCCTGAGGTCCCTGGTTCCCCCTCACACCATTCCTCAGGACCCAATACAACCAGCCCAGAACATGCTTTCTAATGTAACCCCTCCCGAGTTCCCCATCCTGAGTTCTAGCTCTATTGCCTACACTACCATTGCCCAGAATAGGGACTTAGGCACCCTAGA
The Sminthopsis crassicaudata isolate SCR6 chromosome 4, ASM4859323v1, whole genome shotgun sequence genome window above contains:
- the UNC13D gene encoding protein unc-13 homolog D isoform X1, translating into MATPHSQPLRRLPLMRQAIKMKRQKAKGVLLETPPQTDQEMEPPSHHFSPEEKALLYEEALYTVLHRIGQPEPKHVAEAAELLSYLQEAFHMTPEVHQQLFRKVQDLEKPLFCLKVTVKQAKGILGKDVSGYSDPYCLLGIIEHGVNMAENGPGPNRRRQKAVVKNTIPEDQTHRTQVISQTLSPEWDETFFLEFEDITTASFHLDMWDADQVESVRQKLGELTDLHGLRRIFKEARKDKGQDDFLGNVVLRLQDLHCREDQWYPLEPRTETYPDRGQCHLQFLLIHKRRATTASRTHPSYTVHRHLLQQLVSHEVTQHQAGSTSWDGELSPQASTILFLHATQKDLSEFHQSMAQWLAYSRLYQSLEFPGSCLLHPITAIEYQWIQGRLKPEQREELAASFNSLLTYGLSLIRRFRSIFPLSASGSPARLQSLLRVLIQMCKMKAFAELCPNGAPLSSLVTEVLRTGTLEWFHLKQQHHQPMVQDMQEMCKAVLSLVLDVSGDLHQCQRTWNKIFNNTLKIDLFSMAFLELQKLVAQRVKEHMEMVGNVVNPEMGESLFQLYLSLKELYQLVPPPSKRDGILDLDEFHKWFLPTIPAWLLKTYSVALARLQRAVQMDQLVPLGEPIKHSTSAVDLSTCFAQISHTARQLDWPDPEVAFMITVKFVEDTCKLALVYCSLIKARAKELSVHQKDQGQAANMLCVVVNNMEQLRLVVLKLPTQLAWQDLEQWAGAILEPEQLQHTLHAQLKGALTGLDHEIRSGVRTLAEQLEAGISRHIQKIVATSENTVPEDAILPLMKFLESELHYMNRNLVQENFNSLLSLLWTHTLSVLTQTAAAQRNSVLTSQKLKTALQNLELCFYAEGCGLSPEVLHTPSLQDLQRKLELQASSTQELIQRYFSNRIQQQADTTSEEFGAITIKASYRLSEQKLRIEVLSASNLLPLDSNGTSDPFVQLTLEPRHEFAEVAPRETQKFKKELHPLFDEAFEFLVSLESCQKEGNCLLLTVLDHDRLGTNDLEGEAFLPLNTVLGLSGDNNPGQVPQTRLPLTYPASNGDPILQLLDLRKGDREAQAFVKLRRQRAKQAERLGQ
- the UNC13D gene encoding protein unc-13 homolog D isoform X2, with protein sequence MEPPSHHFSPEEKALLYEEALYTVLHRIGQPEPKHVAEAAELLSYLQEAFHMTPEVHQQLFRKVQDLEKPLFCLKVTVKQAKGILGKDVSGYSDPYCLLGIIEHGVNMAENGPGPNRRRQKAVVKNTIPEDQTHRTQVISQTLSPEWDETFFLEFEDITTASFHLDMWDADQVESVRQKLGELTDLHGLRRIFKEARKDKGQDDFLGNVVLRLQDLHCREDQWYPLEPRTETYPDRGQCHLQFLLIHKRRATTASRTHPSYTVHRHLLQQLVSHEVTQHQAGSTSWDGELSPQASTILFLHATQKDLSEFHQSMAQWLAYSRLYQSLEFPGSCLLHPITAIEYQWIQGRLKPEQREELAASFNSLLTYGLSLIRRFRSIFPLSASGSPARLQSLLRVLIQMCKMKAFAELCPNGAPLSSLVTEVLRTGTLEWFHLKQQHHQPMVQDMQEMCKAVLSLVLDVSGDLHQCQRTWNKIFNNTLKIDLFSMAFLELQKLVAQRVKEHMEMVGNVVNPEMGESLFQLYLSLKELYQLVPPPSKRDGILDLDEFHKWFLPTIPAWLLKTYSVALARLQRAVQMDQLVPLGEPIKHSTSAVDLSTCFAQISHTARQLDWPDPEVAFMITVKFVEDTCKLALVYCSLIKARAKELSVHQKDQGQAANMLCVVVNNMEQLRLVVLKLPTQLAWQDLEQWAGAILEPEQLQHTLHAQLKGALTGLDHEIRSGVRTLAEQLEAGISRHIQKIVATSENTVPEDAILPLMKFLESELHYMNRNLVQENFNSLLSLLWTHTLSVLTQTAAAQRNSVLTSQKLKTALQNLELCFYAEGCGLSPEVLHTPSLQDLQRKLELQASSTQELIQRYFSNRIQQQADTTSEEFGAITIKASYRLSEQKLRIEVLSASNLLPLDSNGTSDPFVQLTLEPRHEFAEVAPRETQKFKKELHPLFDEAFEFLVSLESCQKEGNCLLLTVLDHDRLGTNDLEGEAFLPLNTVLGLSGDNNPGQVPQTRLPLTYPASNGDPILQLLDLRKGDREAQAFVKLRRQRAKQAERLGQ